One genomic segment of Mesoterricola silvestris includes these proteins:
- a CDS encoding 4a-hydroxytetrahydrobiopterin dehydratase, whose translation MTWTEKDNTLVREIRTPDFMTSFNIVSRLVAPAEALNHHPDIAFGWGYVRIVLTTHDAGHVTEKDHTLAARFDEAIKPFGV comes from the coding sequence ATGACCTGGACCGAGAAGGACAACACCCTCGTGCGGGAGATCCGCACCCCCGATTTCATGACCTCGTTCAACATCGTGAGCCGCCTGGTGGCCCCGGCCGAGGCCCTGAACCACCATCCGGACATCGCCTTCGGGTGGGGCTACGTGCGCATCGTCCTCACCACCCACGACGCCGGGCACGTCACCGAGAAGGACCACACGCTGGCCGCTCGTTTCGACGAGGCCATCAAGCCCTTCGGCGTGTAG
- a CDS encoding aromatic amino acid hydroxylase: MPAPETILPPHLARYAVSQDYGGYTPRDQAVWRHILRRLTAHLKDRAHPSYLEGLAAAGIGVERIPSLEEMDARLARIGWRAVAVRGFIPPAVFTEMQSLGVLAIAADIRSADHIDYTPAPDIVHESAGHAPILADPRYAEYVKRCGVAGFKAIASREDQAVYEAVRHLSVVKEDPASTPEDERLAQARLAAAQASRTYPSESVRASRLYWWTAEYGLVGSLDDPRIYGAGLLSSLGEASHCLTPAVGKLPLSLDCVDRDFDITSMQPQLYVARDFDHLFEVLDAFEATLSWKRGGLHGLREALRAGTVNHLVLDTGLEITGRVARRVAGIVGLDGPVLVSRAGKAQGEPWMGQALVAFGAGGLPERGPFTLELPGGVGLSGFRTGNFETIDLKGHSPGGALDLPSRALLFLAGKLPSVAGGPADPETWDRHFGVGPPGEAEQLARQRKAASLPPDLAALYAEVRALRDRGEAPPGRLREIRAALAAFPGDWLLAQEVEELLTPAASPGFQPEDP; this comes from the coding sequence ATGCCCGCTCCCGAAACCATCCTGCCCCCCCACCTGGCCCGCTACGCCGTGTCCCAGGACTACGGCGGCTACACCCCCCGGGACCAGGCCGTGTGGCGGCACATCCTCCGGCGGCTCACGGCCCACCTGAAGGACCGCGCCCACCCCAGCTACCTGGAGGGCCTCGCCGCCGCGGGCATCGGCGTGGAGCGGATCCCCAGCCTGGAGGAGATGGACGCGCGCCTCGCGCGGATCGGGTGGCGGGCCGTGGCGGTGCGGGGCTTCATCCCGCCGGCGGTGTTCACGGAGATGCAGTCCCTGGGGGTGCTGGCCATCGCCGCGGACATCCGCTCCGCGGATCACATCGACTACACCCCCGCCCCCGACATCGTCCACGAAAGCGCGGGCCACGCCCCCATCCTCGCGGACCCGCGCTATGCGGAGTACGTGAAGCGCTGCGGAGTGGCCGGCTTCAAGGCCATCGCCAGCCGGGAGGACCAGGCGGTGTACGAGGCCGTGCGCCACCTGAGCGTCGTGAAGGAGGACCCCGCCAGCACCCCGGAGGACGAAAGGCTGGCCCAGGCCCGCCTCGCCGCGGCCCAGGCCAGCCGGACCTACCCCAGCGAAAGCGTCCGGGCCAGCCGCCTCTACTGGTGGACGGCGGAGTACGGCCTCGTGGGGAGCCTGGACGACCCGCGCATCTACGGGGCCGGTCTCCTCAGCTCCCTGGGGGAGGCGTCCCACTGCCTCACCCCCGCCGTGGGGAAGCTCCCCCTTTCCCTGGACTGCGTGGACCGGGACTTCGACATCACCTCCATGCAGCCCCAGCTCTACGTCGCCCGGGACTTCGACCACCTCTTCGAGGTGCTGGACGCCTTCGAGGCCACCCTCAGCTGGAAGCGGGGCGGCCTCCACGGGCTGCGGGAGGCCCTGCGCGCGGGCACCGTCAATCACCTGGTCCTGGACACGGGGCTGGAGATCACGGGGCGGGTGGCGCGCCGGGTGGCGGGGATCGTGGGGCTGGACGGACCGGTGCTGGTGTCCCGGGCCGGGAAGGCCCAGGGGGAGCCCTGGATGGGGCAGGCCCTGGTGGCCTTCGGCGCCGGCGGGCTGCCGGAGCGGGGGCCCTTCACCCTGGAGCTGCCCGGGGGGGTGGGCCTGTCCGGGTTCCGCACCGGGAACTTTGAAACCATCGACCTCAAGGGCCACTCCCCGGGGGGGGCCCTGGACCTGCCCTCCCGGGCCCTCCTCTTCCTGGCCGGAAAGCTGCCCAGCGTGGCCGGCGGTCCGGCCGATCCCGAAACCTGGGACCGGCACTTCGGCGTCGGTCCGCCGGGGGAGGCCGAGCAACTGGCCCGGCAGCGAAAGGCCGCCTCCCTGCCGCCGGACCTGGCCGCCCTGTACGCCGAGGTGCGGGCCCTGCGCGACCGCGGGGAGGCCCCCCCCGGGCGCCTCCGGGAGATCCGCGCCGCCCTGGCCGCCTTCCCCGGGGACTGGCTCCTGGCCCAGGAGGTCGAGGAACTTCTCACCCCCGCCGCCTCACCTGGATTCCAACCGGAGGACCCATGA
- a CDS encoding tetratricopeptide repeat protein, with the protein MAIDRAKIQKQAETFMGQGRLDRAIDEFLKLIDDKPDDFNLLNRVGDAYLQAGKVSEAIEMFKRAGMGFERGGFNAKASAVFKKAHRTQPEDLDICERLAELYRQTNMIKDAIQIHIEVAESFTKKGLLKRALEEFAKVVDLDPKNLKNKVKLADLYNKEGMREKAAAIYLEVAEALALEQMHVEAGQILERAKTMVSTPQVFLTQSRLSVIQKDLPGAAAHLREGLAANPRSAELLDALAEVELQSKAPDRALEALCEVPQLPEKSLVLAERALREMVRNGNVAEALKLFKPIGREFGRRGLGEAAAKALRGGLHGALNAEAWIQLADIAHQSGNRVEQVEHLRRAHAFALSKDDQEVAGQLREQLAGMGIKDLDEAPAVMASPAAPTATFGPGAEIPVEHSDIDVARRMQIQQLERDAEHALKNRFMDRAQETYNRILDLDPANYNAIVRIAEIHRGTGVLSKVQMHYVKHAEKLAELGHKPLATELLDLAEAIFPGSTRLYRRNLGLLEAQPRPAAPPTPIALPAPVEELPVLPLELEPIQELPAIALDLDRSGVPTVPEPVQPMEALELPVPPEPFMEGFDIPAWEVLEAPPQPVAATTGAYPSQPEYEWSEITAAGAEELPPLELEPLPFPTDQPAEASAEVGPELASALADIDFQLDYGSPEEAKLEIESALEANPRHPELLRRLDQAETALQRLGKKASPQVLSEADFEHSFFDLSDVLGDALLETGEGEEMHDATNVVEKIQSVDELFNAFREGVEQQVKGDDYDTHYNLGIAYKEMLLLDPAIEEFKKAMRDPERTLECCSMLAICEQAQNNPDAAMTWLRQGIEAPGFPPEDAVGLHYDLGVLLLEQGRRDEALEEFRAVSAQDPDYRDVARMMH; encoded by the coding sequence ATGGCCATAGACCGAGCCAAGATCCAGAAGCAGGCCGAGACCTTCATGGGCCAGGGCCGGCTCGATCGCGCCATCGACGAGTTCCTGAAGCTCATCGACGACAAGCCCGACGACTTCAACCTCCTGAACCGGGTCGGGGACGCCTACCTCCAGGCCGGCAAGGTCTCCGAGGCCATCGAGATGTTCAAGCGGGCCGGCATGGGGTTCGAGCGGGGGGGCTTCAACGCCAAGGCCAGCGCCGTCTTCAAGAAGGCCCATCGGACCCAGCCCGAGGACCTGGACATCTGCGAGCGCCTGGCCGAGCTCTACCGCCAGACCAACATGATCAAGGACGCCATCCAGATCCACATCGAGGTGGCCGAATCCTTCACCAAGAAGGGCCTGCTCAAGCGCGCCCTGGAGGAATTCGCCAAGGTCGTGGACCTGGATCCCAAGAACCTGAAGAACAAGGTGAAGCTGGCCGACCTCTACAACAAGGAGGGCATGCGGGAGAAGGCCGCCGCCATCTACCTGGAGGTGGCCGAGGCCCTGGCCCTGGAGCAGATGCACGTGGAGGCCGGGCAGATCCTGGAGCGGGCCAAGACCATGGTGTCCACGCCCCAGGTGTTCCTCACCCAGTCCCGGCTTTCGGTCATCCAGAAGGACCTCCCCGGCGCCGCGGCCCACCTGCGGGAAGGCCTCGCGGCCAATCCCCGGTCCGCGGAGCTCCTGGACGCCCTGGCGGAGGTGGAGCTGCAGTCCAAGGCCCCGGACCGGGCCCTGGAGGCCCTTTGCGAGGTGCCCCAGCTCCCGGAGAAGTCCCTGGTCCTGGCCGAGCGCGCCCTGCGGGAAATGGTGCGCAACGGCAACGTCGCCGAGGCCCTGAAGCTCTTCAAGCCCATCGGTCGCGAATTCGGCCGGCGCGGCCTGGGCGAGGCCGCCGCCAAGGCGCTGCGGGGGGGCCTCCACGGCGCCCTCAACGCAGAGGCCTGGATCCAGCTCGCCGACATCGCCCACCAGTCCGGGAACCGCGTCGAGCAGGTGGAGCACCTGCGCCGGGCCCACGCCTTCGCCCTGTCCAAGGACGACCAGGAGGTGGCGGGCCAGCTCCGTGAGCAGCTGGCCGGCATGGGCATCAAGGACCTGGACGAGGCGCCCGCGGTCATGGCCTCCCCCGCCGCGCCCACCGCGACCTTCGGCCCCGGCGCCGAGATCCCCGTGGAGCATTCGGACATCGACGTGGCCCGGCGCATGCAGATCCAGCAGCTGGAGCGGGACGCCGAGCATGCCCTCAAGAACCGGTTCATGGACCGGGCCCAGGAGACCTACAACCGGATCCTCGACCTGGACCCGGCCAACTACAACGCCATCGTGCGCATCGCCGAGATCCACCGGGGCACGGGCGTCCTGAGCAAGGTCCAGATGCACTACGTCAAGCACGCGGAAAAGCTCGCGGAACTGGGCCACAAGCCCCTCGCCACCGAGCTTCTGGACCTGGCCGAGGCCATCTTTCCCGGATCCACGCGCCTCTACCGGCGCAACCTGGGGCTCCTGGAAGCCCAGCCCCGGCCCGCCGCACCGCCCACGCCCATCGCCCTGCCGGCCCCGGTGGAGGAACTGCCGGTGCTGCCGCTGGAGCTGGAGCCCATCCAGGAGCTCCCCGCCATCGCCCTGGACCTGGACCGCTCCGGGGTGCCCACGGTCCCCGAACCCGTCCAGCCCATGGAGGCCCTGGAGCTGCCGGTTCCCCCCGAGCCGTTCATGGAGGGCTTCGACATCCCCGCCTGGGAGGTGCTGGAAGCGCCGCCCCAGCCCGTGGCCGCCACCACCGGAGCCTACCCCAGCCAGCCCGAGTACGAGTGGTCCGAGATCACCGCCGCCGGCGCCGAGGAGCTCCCCCCCCTGGAGCTGGAACCCCTGCCGTTCCCCACGGACCAGCCCGCCGAGGCCTCCGCGGAAGTGGGCCCCGAACTGGCATCGGCCCTCGCCGACATCGACTTCCAGCTGGACTACGGCAGCCCCGAGGAGGCCAAGCTCGAGATCGAGAGCGCCCTGGAGGCCAACCCCAGGCATCCCGAGCTCCTCCGGCGCCTGGACCAGGCCGAGACCGCCCTGCAGCGCCTGGGCAAGAAGGCCAGCCCCCAGGTGCTTTCCGAGGCCGATTTCGAGCACTCCTTCTTCGACCTTTCCGACGTGCTCGGCGACGCCCTGCTGGAGACCGGCGAAGGCGAGGAGATGCACGACGCCACCAACGTGGTGGAGAAGATCCAGAGCGTGGACGAGCTCTTCAACGCCTTCCGGGAGGGCGTGGAGCAGCAGGTCAAGGGCGACGACTACGACACCCACTACAACCTGGGCATCGCATACAAGGAGATGCTCCTCCTGGACCCCGCCATCGAGGAGTTCAAGAAGGCCATGCGCGACCCCGAGCGCACCCTGGAATGCTGCTCCATGCTCGCCATCTGCGAACAGGCCCAGAACAACCCCGACGCCGCCATGACCTGGCTGCGCCAGGGCATCGAGGCCCCGGGCTTCCCGCCCGAGGACGCCGTGGGCCTGCACTACGACCTGGGCGTGCTGCTGCTCGAGCAGGGCCGCCGGGACGAGGCGCTGGAGGAATTCCGCGCCGTGTCCGCGCAGGATCCCGACTACCGGGACGTGGCCCGGATGATGCACTGA
- a CDS encoding cytidine deaminase yields MNIRIEVDMYFNDPQSHAWDALVEAAWQGWEHAHAPYSKFHVGAALLRAGGGIVAGCNVENAAYPSSLCAERTAICAAVAQGMKPGELSALVVVTEAPTLTPPCGACRQVLAEFADDLPILLVNRHHRTLHSLADLLPHAFTVRNLNG; encoded by the coding sequence TTGAATATCCGTATCGAGGTGGACATGTACTTCAACGATCCCCAGTCCCACGCGTGGGACGCCCTTGTGGAAGCGGCATGGCAGGGCTGGGAACACGCCCATGCCCCCTATTCGAAGTTCCACGTGGGCGCCGCGCTCCTGCGGGCCGGGGGCGGGATCGTGGCCGGGTGCAACGTGGAGAACGCGGCCTACCCCTCCTCCCTGTGCGCGGAGCGCACCGCCATCTGCGCCGCGGTGGCCCAGGGCATGAAGCCCGGGGAACTGTCGGCCCTGGTGGTGGTCACCGAGGCCCCCACCCTCACGCCGCCCTGCGGGGCCTGCCGGCAGGTGCTGGCGGAATTCGCGGACGACCTCCCCATCCTGCTGGTGAACCGCCACCACCGCACCCTCCACAGCCTCGCCGATCTCCTTCCCCACGCTTTCACGGTGCGGAACCTCAACGGTTGA
- a CDS encoding DUF58 domain-containing protein codes for MDLWRDKRLRLSVTRLGVQYLLAMLAMGAAAVNTGNNLLYLVFSLMLGLFLASGWVSRRAIQGLHLRGVEEGNIFARVRGGIRVRFRDDAPARMRGVEIHLEMEDAQVEPGFLAGGEGRGEGVATLHVKPGRRGWAGLRSVEFRTAFPFGFLEKAWRFPLEQRVLVLPHPRSLPPRQDAEGDRSRPRTRPGSASPDGARPFRDWDPLSRVHWKRTAQRGTPWVRTFEDEESAGVRLRLDLGAWEAGGPFERELEVLSGSILQARLQRRQVFLDLLGRDGRVELEGYTRCWRALARARAGGLCRGPEID; via the coding sequence ATGGACCTGTGGCGGGACAAGCGGCTGCGGCTGTCGGTGACCCGGCTGGGGGTACAGTACCTTCTCGCCATGCTCGCCATGGGCGCCGCCGCCGTGAACACGGGCAACAACCTTTTGTACCTGGTCTTCTCGCTCATGCTGGGGCTGTTCCTGGCCTCGGGCTGGGTGAGCCGGCGGGCGATCCAGGGGCTCCACCTGCGGGGGGTGGAGGAGGGCAACATCTTCGCCCGGGTGCGGGGGGGAATCCGGGTGCGGTTCCGCGACGACGCCCCCGCCCGCATGCGGGGGGTGGAGATCCACCTGGAGATGGAGGACGCCCAGGTGGAACCGGGGTTCCTGGCGGGGGGGGAAGGGCGGGGGGAGGGCGTGGCGACCCTCCACGTGAAGCCCGGGCGCCGGGGCTGGGCGGGGCTTCGCTCCGTGGAGTTCCGCACGGCCTTTCCCTTCGGGTTCCTGGAGAAGGCCTGGCGTTTCCCCCTGGAGCAGCGGGTGCTGGTCCTTCCCCACCCCCGCTCCCTCCCCCCGCGCCAGGACGCGGAAGGGGACCGGAGCCGGCCCCGGACCCGGCCGGGCTCCGCCAGCCCCGACGGGGCCAGGCCCTTCCGGGACTGGGACCCCCTGAGCCGCGTGCACTGGAAGCGCACCGCCCAGCGCGGGACCCCCTGGGTGCGCACCTTCGAGGACGAGGAATCCGCCGGGGTGCGGCTCCGGCTGGATTTGGGGGCCTGGGAGGCCGGCGGCCCCTTCGAACGGGAGCTGGAGGTGCTCTCCGGCAGCATCCTCCAGGCCCGGCTGCAGAGGCGCCAGGTCTTCCTGGACCTGCTGGGCCGGGACGGCCGGGTGGAGCTGGAGGGCTACACCCGCTGCTGGCGGGCCCTGGCCCGGGCCCGGGCCGGAGGCCTGTGCAGGGGGCCGGAAATTGACTAG
- a CDS encoding amino acid permease yields MLKKLFRSKSLESLQAQADEPKHQLKKNLSTFDLTMFGIGAIIGAGIFSSIGTAAAGNLADGRWPAGPALVISILLVAVGCGFTALAYAELASMIPVSGSAYTYAFATMGELMAWIIGWDLLLEYAVSNVAVAISWGDYARSFLANVMHIRIPGWLAMDPRSALALVPGTPPATVARKLEVLAQARAGHLDGASFFANWDVLRDAPLVHGFPFTMNLLAVVITVVITYLVYLGIKESARANAVMVVVKVAILLAVVAIGFRFVNPGNWHPFAPHGFKGIQAGAAIIFFAFIGFDAVSTTAEECRDPGRSLPRGILFSLGICTAIYALVALVVTGMLKYTQLAGKADPLAYIFTHNNMNAVAGVISFGAVIATTAALLVYQVGQPRIFMAMSRDGLLGPWFGKVSASHRTPANATFLTGLLVAVPAALLNIDEVVELTNIGTLFAFSVVCGAVMILRLRRPEAPRRFRMPWIFVLAPAGILACIWIARGLPAVTWIRFVVWLAIGLVIYFAYGQRNSVLQTGTEEP; encoded by the coding sequence ATGCTGAAAAAACTTTTCCGCTCGAAGTCCCTGGAATCCCTCCAGGCCCAGGCCGACGAACCCAAGCACCAGCTCAAGAAGAACCTCAGCACCTTCGACCTGACCATGTTCGGCATCGGCGCCATCATCGGCGCGGGCATCTTCTCCAGCATCGGCACCGCCGCCGCGGGGAACCTGGCCGATGGGCGCTGGCCCGCGGGCCCCGCCCTGGTGATCAGCATCCTCCTGGTGGCCGTGGGCTGCGGGTTCACGGCCCTGGCCTACGCGGAACTGGCGTCCATGATCCCGGTCTCGGGTTCGGCCTACACGTACGCCTTCGCCACCATGGGCGAGCTCATGGCCTGGATCATCGGCTGGGACCTCCTGCTGGAGTACGCCGTCAGCAACGTGGCCGTGGCCATCTCCTGGGGGGACTACGCCCGCAGCTTCCTGGCCAACGTCATGCACATCCGCATCCCGGGCTGGCTCGCCATGGATCCCCGGAGCGCCCTGGCCCTGGTGCCCGGGACGCCCCCGGCCACGGTGGCCCGCAAGCTCGAGGTGCTGGCCCAGGCCCGGGCGGGGCACCTGGACGGGGCCTCCTTCTTCGCCAACTGGGACGTGCTCCGCGACGCGCCCCTGGTCCACGGCTTCCCCTTCACCATGAACCTCCTGGCGGTGGTCATCACGGTGGTCATCACCTACCTGGTCTACCTTGGAATCAAGGAGAGCGCCCGCGCCAACGCGGTCATGGTGGTGGTCAAGGTGGCCATCCTCCTGGCGGTGGTGGCCATCGGCTTCCGCTTCGTGAACCCGGGGAACTGGCACCCCTTCGCCCCCCACGGGTTCAAGGGCATCCAGGCCGGGGCGGCCATCATCTTCTTCGCCTTCATCGGCTTCGACGCGGTGAGCACCACGGCCGAGGAATGCCGGGACCCGGGCCGCAGCCTGCCCCGGGGCATCCTGTTCTCCCTGGGCATCTGCACCGCCATCTACGCCCTGGTGGCCCTGGTGGTCACGGGGATGCTGAAGTACACCCAGCTGGCCGGCAAGGCCGACCCCCTGGCCTACATCTTCACCCATAACAACATGAACGCCGTCGCCGGGGTCATCTCCTTCGGGGCGGTCATCGCCACCACGGCGGCGCTCCTGGTGTACCAGGTGGGCCAGCCCCGCATCTTCATGGCCATGAGCCGGGACGGGCTCCTGGGGCCCTGGTTCGGGAAGGTCAGCGCCAGCCACCGCACGCCGGCCAACGCCACCTTCCTCACCGGGCTCCTGGTGGCGGTGCCCGCGGCCCTGCTCAACATCGACGAGGTCGTGGAGCTCACCAACATCGGCACCCTCTTCGCCTTCTCCGTGGTGTGCGGGGCCGTCATGATCCTGCGCCTGCGCCGGCCCGAGGCCCCCAGGCGCTTCCGGATGCCCTGGATCTTCGTGCTGGCCCCGGCCGGGATCCTGGCCTGCATCTGGATCGCCCGGGGCCTGCCCGCGGTCACCTGGATCCGGTTCGTGGTGTGGCTCGCCATCGGCCTGGTGATCTATTTTGCCTATGGCCAGCGCAACAGCGTGCTGCAAACTGGAACCGAGGAACCCTAG
- a CDS encoding riboflavin synthase, translated as MFTGLVRHLGTLEARQPRAGGARLVIAAPPELLERAEEGASICTNGACLTAVGRDPRTWQADLSEETLLKTTLGRLAPGESLHLEPSLRVGDPLDGHLVSGHVDGVGRLLERTGGEGLWRFSMPPALAPMTAPKGSIAVDGLSLTVVDCGTDWFTVALIPETVRRTRLEKMAAGAEVNLEADPVGRFVARALATRETDGKLQRFAQGGWG; from the coding sequence ATGTTCACCGGTCTCGTACGCCACCTTGGAACCCTGGAAGCCCGCCAGCCCCGCGCCGGGGGGGCCCGCCTCGTCATCGCCGCCCCCCCCGAACTCCTGGAAAGGGCCGAGGAGGGCGCCAGCATCTGCACCAACGGCGCCTGCCTCACGGCGGTGGGCCGGGACCCGCGCACCTGGCAGGCGGATCTCTCCGAGGAGACCCTCCTGAAGACCACCCTGGGGCGCCTGGCCCCCGGCGAAAGCCTGCACCTGGAGCCCAGCCTGCGCGTGGGGGACCCCCTGGACGGGCACCTGGTCTCGGGCCACGTGGACGGCGTGGGCCGGCTCCTGGAACGCACCGGCGGGGAGGGCCTGTGGCGCTTCTCCATGCCCCCCGCCCTGGCCCCCATGACCGCCCCCAAGGGTTCCATCGCGGTGGACGGCCTTTCCCTCACGGTGGTGGACTGCGGCACGGACTGGTTCACGGTGGCCCTGATCCCGGAGACGGTGCGGCGCACCCGCCTGGAGAAGATGGCAGCGGGGGCCGAGGTCAACCTCGAGGCCGACCCCGTGGGCCGCTTCGTGGCGCGGGCCCTGGCCACGCGGGAGACCGACGGCAAGCTCCAGCGCTTCGCCCAGGGCGGGTGGGGGTAG